A genomic segment from Candidatus Thorarchaeota archaeon encodes:
- a CDS encoding PLP-dependent aminotransferase family protein, translating to MAEEDSYAFASWTGFIPASQIRELLKYDVEYYFAGGKPGIIPTDTFAKILSDLSKEYVKKPRMALEDLNYGPTGGYKWFRKTLAKRLCNKRDINIDCEEDWERVSITSGSQQALYAVLDTMIDPGDVIVTPSPAYLGFLGPAVKLGARVITVPTDLDGIIPEYVDKAISLSKAKFGKHPDIVYVVPDSDNPKGTTLPMKRRRELFDICENYNLILLEDSAYAEIQFKETDVKPIKSLDKDNNRVAYLGTTSKEAAVLRVGYSVMPDSLRDQVLKDKGYLDLCTSTLIQRILDEYYRKYIDDVLIEGIKGYRKRYEAMAEAIDESFPPGKRTDPTGGFFIWWQSEKEFDARDFLKQEAMPNDILYVPGTAFYPITGYSLGNGQDKLVPSKPEHNTMRLGYSYAEPDVISEGICRLGDLLTEHLQ from the coding sequence ATGGCAGAAGAAGACTCGTATGCGTTCGCGTCATGGACAGGTTTTATTCCGGCAAGTCAAATTCGAGAGCTTCTCAAGTACGATGTAGAATACTACTTTGCTGGCGGGAAACCGGGTATCATTCCAACAGATACGTTTGCGAAAATCCTGTCAGATCTTAGCAAAGAGTATGTTAAGAAGCCTAGAATGGCACTTGAGGACTTGAATTATGGCCCTACAGGGGGCTACAAGTGGTTCCGAAAGACGCTCGCAAAGCGTCTCTGTAACAAGAGAGATATCAATATTGATTGTGAGGAAGACTGGGAACGTGTATCAATAACGAGTGGCTCACAGCAGGCACTATATGCTGTCTTGGATACAATGATTGATCCCGGGGATGTCATTGTCACTCCGTCGCCAGCATATCTCGGTTTTCTTGGTCCTGCTGTCAAACTGGGGGCACGAGTAATCACAGTGCCGACAGACCTGGATGGTATTATTCCAGAATATGTCGATAAAGCCATCAGTCTCTCAAAGGCGAAATTCGGCAAACATCCAGACATAGTATACGTCGTCCCAGATTCAGATAATCCGAAAGGCACTACTTTGCCAATGAAGCGAAGACGGGAACTTTTTGACATCTGTGAGAATTACAATCTGATTCTTCTGGAGGACTCGGCTTACGCAGAGATTCAGTTCAAGGAGACCGATGTGAAACCTATCAAGAGTCTTGACAAAGACAACAATCGTGTTGCGTATCTTGGCACCACCAGCAAGGAAGCGGCGGTCCTCAGAGTAGGATACTCAGTGATGCCTGACTCGTTGAGAGATCAGGTTCTCAAGGACAAGGGCTACCTTGACTTGTGCACGTCAACCTTGATTCAGCGCATACTTGATGAGTACTATCGGAAGTACATCGACGATGTTCTTATTGAGGGTATAAAGGGGTACAGAAAGCGGTACGAAGCTATGGCTGAAGCTATAGACGAGTCTTTCCCACCAGGCAAGCGGACTGATCCGACTGGCGGCTTTTTCATCTGGTGGCAGAGTGAGAAAGAATTCGATGCGAGGGACTTTCTGAAGCAGGAGGCCATGCCTAATGATATCCTATATGTGCCTGGTACAGCCTTCTATCCTATTACTGGATACAGTCTAGGAAACGGACAAGACAAACTGGTACCGAGCAAGCCGGAACACAACACGATGCGTCTGGGCTATTCGTATGCTGAACCGGACGTAATCTCGGAAGGTATCTGTAGGCTTGGCGACCTCCTGACTGAACATCTTCAGTGA
- a CDS encoding tRNA (adenine-N1)-methyltransferase: MIQDGDFVYIFLDAKRNWIRKVKKGKAFHSNRGMIEYDDMIGRPFGITVQSHSGVDFQIHKPSQTDIQIAMGRNTQIIYPKDAGTILVEAGITSGSRVVEAGTGSGALTFILANAVGSNGHIYTYEVREDMYNGARKNLEKYDALDNITMHNKDIGEGIEEKDVDTVVLDLATPWKIVDIAHDALKPSHYLASYSPTIEQTMKTCKAMGQSGNWGMIKTLEVFQREILVREGKTRPKTWMVGHTGYLSFGRKLASNE, encoded by the coding sequence TTGATACAGGATGGCGACTTCGTATACATATTCCTAGACGCAAAGCGAAACTGGATCCGGAAAGTCAAGAAAGGGAAGGCATTCCATTCCAACCGAGGTATGATTGAGTATGACGATATGATCGGACGTCCCTTCGGAATAACGGTACAGAGTCATTCGGGAGTGGATTTTCAGATTCACAAACCAAGTCAGACAGACATCCAGATAGCTATGGGACGCAATACACAGATTATCTACCCCAAAGACGCAGGGACAATACTGGTGGAAGCTGGAATCACATCAGGTTCCAGAGTTGTGGAGGCCGGTACAGGCTCAGGTGCACTTACATTCATACTAGCCAACGCCGTAGGCTCCAACGGTCATATCTACACGTATGAAGTCCGCGAAGACATGTACAACGGAGCCCGTAAGAACCTAGAGAAATATGATGCCTTGGACAATATCACCATGCATAACAAAGACATTGGAGAGGGTATTGAGGAGAAAGATGTCGACACGGTAGTACTAGATCTAGCCACACCCTGGAAAATTGTCGATATTGCACATGACGCTCTCAAGCCAAGTCACTACCTAGCCAGTTATAGCCCAACCATAGAACAGACGATGAAAACCTGTAAGGCTATGGGACAAAGCGGAAACTGGGGAATGATCAAGACTCTTGAAGTGTTTCAGCGAGAAATACTTGTTCGAGAGGGAAAAACAAGGCCAAAAACATGGATGGTCGGTCACACGGGGTATCTTAGCTTTGGTAGAAAACTGGCGTCTAATGAGTGA
- a CDS encoding helix-turn-helix domain-containing protein: MNREEEMKRLRKEIQQLSMTVSNLEETIGELKSKVERNLTNKQRRANTQYDVFANQQSVIERDMSWERLIGLLEDTERGLTAQQLARKWGRSRSRTSEVLNTLVDEGRLVKFRDGRHMRFIAPDDKT, translated from the coding sequence ATGAATAGAGAAGAAGAAATGAAGAGACTCAGAAAGGAAATACAGCAACTGAGTATGACTGTTTCTAATCTTGAGGAGACTATTGGGGAACTGAAATCAAAAGTCGAACGGAATCTCACAAATAAGCAGAGAAGAGCAAACACCCAGTACGATGTATTCGCCAATCAACAGAGCGTAATAGAACGGGATATGAGCTGGGAAAGACTCATTGGATTGCTGGAGGATACCGAAAGAGGATTAACCGCTCAACAGCTTGCTAGGAAATGGGGAAGATCGCGTTCGCGCACCAGCGAAGTCCTGAACACATTGGTAGACGAGGGCAGATTGGTGAAATTCCGAGATGGGCGTCATATGAGGTTTATTGCCCCAGATGATAAAACATAG
- a CDS encoding NUDIX hydrolase, translating to MLARPHGRCIELYKNPKPTVDIAITDGKRVVVVKRKNNPFKGSWVLPGGFVEYGETVEKTAIREAKEETTIDIRLEGILGVYSAPDRDPRGHNISTVFVAEPVNGIPEGGDDAAEAEWREISSLQAGDLAFDHDLILKDLRSWLNQRESFWSTKLRE from the coding sequence ATGCTAGCGCGTCCCCACGGGAGATGTATTGAGTTGTACAAGAACCCTAAACCGACTGTTGATATCGCCATTACAGATGGAAAACGTGTTGTTGTTGTGAAACGGAAAAACAACCCGTTCAAAGGATCTTGGGTTTTACCGGGCGGTTTCGTTGAATATGGTGAAACGGTTGAAAAGACAGCGATTCGTGAAGCTAAGGAAGAGACTACAATTGATATTAGACTGGAGGGTATATTGGGAGTATATAGTGCTCCAGACCGGGATCCACGAGGGCATAACATATCCACTGTATTCGTGGCAGAACCTGTGAATGGGATACCGGAAGGCGGTGACGATGCGGCTGAAGCAGAATGGCGTGAAATCAGCTCTCTACAAGCCGGCGATCTAGCTTTCGATCATGACCTTATTCTGAAAGACCTAAGAAGCTGGCTGAATCAGCGAGAGAGTTTCTGGTCAACGAAGCTTCGTGAATGA
- a CDS encoding orotidine 5'-phosphate decarboxylase, with protein sequence MEIPGESLKRKMSAAAYVRKTRLVIGLDLTSKLPLTSEVAWGTEKARLESEARKIIELTSDYAIAYKINRHLMLPLGLFDRIPDIIDTIHDQALIAIMDCKLNDIGNTNESIANHYFDAGFDAIIANPLVGWDGGLKRVFEIAEKKKRGVITLSYMSHPAANEGYGLMVAKDEKKDLEPLYLSFARKARQWGADGTVVGATYPEKIREIRQVLGDDIPIFSPGVGAQGGDAKTAIDAGASYVIVARSIINADDPASVAESIASQTWASSTPLGS encoded by the coding sequence TTGGAAATTCCAGGAGAATCCCTCAAGCGCAAGATGTCCGCTGCTGCCTATGTACGAAAAACGAGATTGGTCATTGGACTAGATTTGACTTCGAAACTCCCCTTGACAAGTGAAGTAGCTTGGGGAACTGAGAAGGCACGTTTAGAGAGTGAAGCGCGAAAAATTATAGAGTTGACTTCTGACTATGCTATCGCTTACAAAATCAACCGTCACCTCATGTTGCCGCTCGGCCTATTTGATAGGATACCTGACATAATTGATACGATCCACGACCAAGCATTGATTGCAATCATGGACTGCAAGCTGAACGACATCGGGAACACCAACGAGTCTATTGCTAACCACTACTTCGACGCCGGCTTTGATGCTATCATTGCTAATCCGCTTGTGGGATGGGACGGGGGTCTGAAGAGAGTTTTTGAAATTGCGGAAAAGAAGAAGCGAGGCGTCATTACCCTGTCATATATGTCACATCCAGCTGCTAATGAAGGATATGGCCTGATGGTGGCAAAAGACGAGAAGAAAGATCTTGAACCTCTGTATCTATCCTTTGCTCGGAAAGCGAGACAATGGGGAGCTGATGGCACCGTTGTCGGAGCCACATATCCTGAGAAGATACGCGAAATCCGACAGGTGCTCGGTGATGATATACCAATATTCAGCCCCGGTGTTGGAGCTCAGGGCGGTGATGCGAAAACAGCAATCGATGCCGGAGCATCCTATGTGATTGTTGCCAGATCCATAATCAATGCAGATGACCCTGCTTCAGTAGCTGAGAGCATCGCCTCCCAAACATGGGCAAGTTCCACGCCCTTGGGCTCCTAG
- the bshC gene encoding bacillithiol biosynthesis BshC: protein MTPIATKIYHDYIWKSKSKDLAERLYGNPPVTMGEAAKRGLAIFAEYEQSDSVREENLQKLKSVLRGANSRLGCLTPRVEDNIDKLSNGAVEAAHQSVAMGGPGYILNKAASAKIISSFSKDNRLSAFFFVADYDEVQAELLNIRTPLMGQSGNLISMPVPEGYDHSPVSVLPLPSSTWYTEVEESIRKNYNELFKPLSGTGKKLFEERLEAALAVTRWAFHNSATLGEWAQRIIGRLVNIEGNLGLPIIPSSNPEIRNLMARGFECLLVAENRKQFIDAQVRASRVIEENGYETGTGKRSRDYVPFFYECQGDSCHSSRVELHYNRDGAKAILTGRCPTCGRPVKLEFDADNPDLSDIAEHISPRVDSRQFVMDMVLPIVVHIGGGGETAYYAQVIPVAEKLGVPFPAFVKYPRLYFNTPWGENLANSLNAKDKPAFHGGEMFSTIGQITRARQSENYDEMNRAVQDFRLILYDSHEKLNQAIDELEREREKASDARDKQLQITRLEIERYLSWVFGQYTEGKMGQEVTWSWIEWALNSSFVDLFGPYERAYVPELKNGSTLFVNFMV from the coding sequence TTGACACCAATTGCAACTAAAATCTATCACGATTACATATGGAAATCGAAAAGCAAGGACTTGGCAGAGCGCCTGTATGGAAATCCTCCAGTTACAATGGGAGAAGCTGCAAAGCGAGGCTTAGCAATCTTTGCAGAGTATGAACAATCTGATTCTGTTCGCGAAGAAAACCTTCAGAAACTCAAGTCTGTACTTCGGGGAGCGAATTCCAGACTGGGATGTTTGACACCAAGGGTAGAAGATAACATCGATAAGTTGTCGAATGGAGCTGTTGAAGCTGCTCATCAAAGTGTAGCAATGGGGGGGCCAGGATACATATTGAACAAGGCTGCCTCTGCAAAGATCATTTCAAGTTTCTCGAAAGACAACAGGTTGTCAGCTTTTTTCTTCGTGGCAGATTATGATGAGGTTCAAGCTGAGCTTCTAAATATCAGAACCCCTCTGATGGGACAATCAGGCAATCTAATCAGTATGCCAGTACCCGAAGGATATGACCACTCTCCGGTCAGCGTATTGCCACTTCCTAGCTCTACATGGTACACTGAAGTGGAAGAAAGCATCCGGAAAAATTACAATGAGCTGTTCAAACCGTTGTCAGGAACAGGGAAGAAGCTGTTTGAGGAGCGTCTTGAAGCTGCCCTTGCAGTAACACGATGGGCATTCCACAATTCGGCTACTCTCGGGGAATGGGCCCAAAGAATCATTGGAAGACTTGTGAACATTGAAGGCAACCTCGGGCTCCCTATCATCCCTTCGAGTAATCCCGAAATAAGGAATCTCATGGCAAGAGGTTTCGAATGTCTCCTTGTTGCTGAGAATCGGAAACAGTTCATCGATGCACAGGTGCGAGCAAGCAGAGTAATAGAGGAAAACGGCTATGAGACAGGAACGGGTAAAAGATCACGGGATTATGTTCCATTCTTCTATGAATGTCAAGGGGATAGCTGTCATTCCAGTAGAGTAGAATTACATTACAACCGGGATGGTGCCAAGGCAATTCTCACCGGTAGATGTCCAACCTGTGGAAGACCTGTGAAACTGGAATTCGATGCCGATAACCCGGACCTAAGCGATATTGCTGAACACATATCCCCCAGAGTGGATTCGAGACAATTCGTCATGGACATGGTTCTGCCCATCGTGGTTCACATTGGTGGCGGTGGTGAAACTGCATACTACGCGCAGGTCATCCCTGTGGCAGAGAAACTAGGTGTTCCATTTCCAGCGTTCGTGAAATATCCCCGTCTCTACTTCAATACGCCATGGGGCGAAAATCTGGCAAACAGTCTGAATGCTAAAGATAAACCAGCCTTCCACGGAGGGGAAATGTTCAGTACCATCGGACAGATTACAAGAGCCCGTCAATCAGAAAACTACGATGAAATGAATAGAGCAGTTCAGGACTTCAGATTGATACTATACGATTCACATGAGAAACTCAATCAGGCCATAGATGAGCTAGAAAGAGAGCGAGAGAAGGCAAGCGATGCAAGAGACAAGCAGCTCCAGATTACTCGCCTCGAAATAGAACGGTATCTCAGTTGGGTATTTGGACAGTACACTGAAGGAAAAATGGGCCAAGAAGTTACGTGGTCATGGATAGAATGGGCCCTGAATTCCAGCTTTGTGGATCTGTTTGGGCCATATGAAAGAGCATACGTGCCTGAGCTCAAAAATGGCTCAACCCTGTTTGTCAATTTCATGGTTTAA
- the bshA gene encoding N-acetyl-alpha-D-glucosaminyl L-malate synthase BshA — protein MRIGVCLYPTVGGSGYLGTRLGQHLADRGHEVHFITYEEPFALMWEDAPGVHVDLVDRFDYPLFESIGPPYAMALTSKIVKVARGSNLDLIHCHYAIPHAMAAYMAREIVDIPYAVTLHGSDVHTLGQDPAYRPVVHHTVETADRVSSVSNFLRRAAHDDLFIDRDIEVIPNFIDTNRFAPTKGLKLVVESGCVSVRREEDAEEIQPDELVLLHASNFREVKRVPQLVDIMREVVDEHPNTRLILVGDGPARIEVERKIEKLDLCHNVHLLGIKSNMSQIMASADVFLQNSTMEGMPLVLLEAMSSGVPVVTTPAGGIPELVRKGKDGIVTEGFELDEYAEAVIKVISDKDLREKMGIAARKRVEKKFSAEEIVPVYEKMLQSVVEE, from the coding sequence TCATCACATATGAGGAACCCTTTGCCTTGATGTGGGAAGACGCACCGGGGGTTCATGTGGACCTTGTCGATAGATTTGATTATCCCCTCTTCGAATCTATCGGTCCACCGTATGCAATGGCCTTGACGTCCAAAATAGTGAAAGTGGCAAGAGGCTCCAATCTTGATTTGATCCATTGCCACTACGCAATCCCTCATGCGATGGCGGCATACATGGCCCGTGAAATTGTTGATATTCCATATGCCGTGACGCTGCACGGTTCAGATGTGCACACACTAGGCCAGGATCCGGCATACCGACCAGTCGTTCACCACACAGTCGAAACGGCGGATAGAGTTAGCTCGGTTTCGAATTTCTTGCGAAGAGCGGCGCACGATGATCTTTTCATAGATCGGGATATTGAGGTAATTCCTAATTTTATAGACACAAATAGGTTCGCGCCTACCAAGGGGCTCAAATTGGTAGTGGAGAGCGGTTGTGTTTCTGTAAGACGAGAAGAGGACGCGGAAGAAATACAGCCCGATGAATTGGTCTTGCTACATGCATCCAATTTCAGAGAAGTCAAGCGGGTTCCGCAACTAGTTGATATAATGCGCGAAGTAGTGGATGAACATCCAAATACGAGGCTCATCCTAGTTGGAGATGGTCCTGCACGGATAGAAGTTGAACGGAAGATTGAGAAGCTAGATCTCTGTCACAATGTCCACTTACTTGGAATCAAGAGTAATATGAGCCAGATAATGGCTTCTGCAGACGTCTTTCTGCAGAATTCAACCATGGAGGGTATGCCCTTGGTTTTGCTTGAGGCGATGTCAAGCGGGGTCCCCGTCGTTACGACACCCGCGGGAGGAATCCCCGAACTCGTCAGAAAAGGCAAAGATGGAATCGTAACAGAAGGTTTTGAGTTAGATGAATATGCAGAAGCGGTAATCAAAGTGATTTCTGATAAAGATCTTCGAGAAAAAATGGGCATTGCAGCCCGGAAACGGGTGGAGAAAAAGTTCTCTGCGGAAGAAATCGTCCCAGTATACGAAAAGATGCTCCAATCAGTAGTAGAGGAGTGA